TCTCCCCttttagtttcatattttattaaatatttttactctTATTTTCATTAGTTGTTTTTTGTTAAGTAACTATatgttttttacattttattttctatttaacttCCCTTATTTCTCTATAGAGTTAACTGCACACTTTCATTTCCTATTCTGCTTCTAATCTATAtccccttttattttatttttataagaatgtAGACAGACAGAAGGTGCCTTTATTTTCCATAATCAGtataatataaactaaaaattgcgatataaaatttatactatttataatagtattttaaaaataaataatttttattaaagaacatctcctctttcttttttttttcttgagaatctaactaataaaataaaaaagcccAAAGGCTGCCCACAGCCCACTACTTAGGAGATGACACGTGTAGGTCCCCACGTGCACTATTCCTTAGCTTGTGTTGAGCTCTATAAAAAGCCTCCACTGGGATCAATTGAAATATCTAGGCGATTCCACTTGCTTGCTTAGAAAATTATAGTTGAACACTGCTTGTTAATTATTACTTGATTATATGGCTCAAAACAAGTTCCTCTTGTCTTTGGTTTTGCTTGCATTGATCATTTTCTGCCAAGGGTTCCACTCCATTGAGGGAAGGTATCTCAAGTCTGGTGAAACCATCAAACATCAAATGCATAGTGGCATTTCAACAACAAATGTAGCTGACGTGTCTCCACCAACGCCACCCTCCGCGGCGGTTCCAGGTCGTGACGTTGATAATTTTAGACCCACCGCACCGGGTCACAGCCCCGGAGTTGGACACACCGTTCAcaactaaatttatatataactgCCACAAGCTTTAGTGCGTGAGGTGTTATATATGTATGGTCATTTGGATAATTAAGGTTGGAATTTTCactttatatatttcttattcaaGGGAAAGCTACGGAGCGAAATTAATACAAGCCGAAAAAGGCAGTAGCAGCGTGGGTGGATTAGTTTGAGATTATGATTGTGAATCAGTTCTAGATTTCAGACACGCGTAGCTTATTATGAATATTTTGGATTATGTACCCGACAAATGCAATAGTAATTTCCAGCGTCTAATATTAGTACATACGTTTGGTttagttgattttttaaaaaaattgatagcttttttatttattttaagttttaactcattaacaatgaaataaattacattatacTAATAAAAAGTTAGAcactattttcttaatttgtctATTTTAACTCATTAAATGATCAGGGtttaatgaataatataaatgagctagggtttaaagaataataaattaattaagatgggatgaaaaaaaataaagtttaaaaattaataatgatagattaaaaataaatttttatttatttttatactttataaattaggaggtgcaaatagcaaaaatccaaagatatttttttggacAAGTCCATTTAACCACTTTATTACTTAAGTTAGGTTGGGATATTTAATTCACTATTTCATTtgactcattttgtttttaccaGTGAAGAAACCCTTGtaatgctgataaaaaaaaaaaaagaaagcctTACAACAAGGCATAGGGTGCTTCAGTTCATTGgactaacaattttttaagCTTAATTATAGTTTATCGCTCACAAATTTTGTCTTTGACTTTTTTCTCTTACAttttaccattttaattttctattttgctCATTTTATCCAAATTGTTAATTAGCTCAATATTTATTGTCAATGACATGACAAATTGATAGATGACATGCCAATGTTGAATACTAACATGGAATTCTAATGCCACGGGTGGGagattgagattttttttttcctcaatgTCTTAACGGTGGTCATAAATGGAATATCTTTGTATAAGGGGCTGATTCTGGAACATTCATTTTGTAATAGATTTGGTACTTTTCATACCATTATTAATCTTGTGCGGTtatttctgataaaaaaaaaacataaaattctaaTGCTAACATAGTAATGCACAtgaagtttttttattagtaaatattaatttttatttaaaagtaaaattcaagTACCACAAACAATTTATAACAACTTATGAATACTATTTAATCAACGAGATAAATCTCTTAATTAAAATCACTCTTTTAAGCACAAATAAATGGACTTTGTATTTATTgtatggaaaaaaatataaataacttaatatatttaaatcaaataattgaattcttaaaggagaaaaaagagaagagaaggatCATGACTTTAAATTTTtctgactaaaaaaaattaacaaatttaacaatatAATATTCTTTGACAATTTCAAACCCTTTTGAGTAATTATTCTTAATTGGCAATTTCTTGAACCCTAACCAATTAATTACCAGAGAATGCGGTCTGCAGAGATATATAATTAAACTACGAGTTCCCCAGTCCGAGGAGCCATCCTTTCGGAagattcttttctttatttccaCTAAAACTGGGTGGAACAGCGACTTAAGCTTAATTGGTATCGACGACTTTGTCTGATGAAATATTGTTATGttaattgattacaaaaatGACCGGCTGGGTGACAAATGCAAGTGCTAGTCACTGTGTAGCCAGCTAATTAGTTGCTTAATTACCCACCGTTGAGCTCTCCTCAGCACGGttcatttcattaattataGCATCACTGACGCTACCTCTGTGTTTGACAAGTTAGTCTAAGACTCCGAGTTTAATTATAAGctagtttaattaaaataagtttcttTGTTACACTAATACCAGATACAAAATTATACATTATACTCAATAGTCAATATACTCTTTACAGGTATTACCCCATTTAGAGCAAAAGTTCTGTAAATGTTCGtgctatataaatataaatctgACTCAAATCTCACAATAGTTATATTccttagtatatatatatgatgctgaacataaataaatacactataatttaaattaaattcagaaaACTGAAAAATTCTAAATTTACTTGTACCAACAcacagaaaaataatgaaatcaagGGACCCATTCCAGCCAATCCCAACTCACAAGTTTCATAAATTTGAGTATAAATCCATTTGGTATAACTTAAccgattaatattaaattatgacaaaaaaaattaggtcaaaatattattgttaagtttaaaataataatatatttcttattaGTTAACTTCATTATTAATACGTGCTATTGAGCAAAGTTAGTCTTCTCGCAACCTACACACTAGGATTGTATATATAGTACGTAgacattctttctttttaaattagaatCTAAAGAAGTAAAGATTTCATGCCAGATATGAGGAGTGAAAAAATTGCATAttcaaagtaaaaaaggaaatgCGTATCTCCCTCCCGCATATCATCATAACGAATAATGACTAAACTTGGTCAAACGTCGGCCCTCATGTAGACCATCCCTTTTTctagtaaaattatatatatatatatatatacacacacacttaATAAAAGCTTTTACTAGCAACAGGAGAAGATGTCTTTCATAATAAGTAACTACGTGCAATTGACCGTAGTGATTGTGAGATAGGATTAATTGCCCCAAAGTGATTGTTATTTTGAGAATTGGTCGACATTATATTCATGGAAGTGATGAGTTGGATTAATTCATAATCATCAGCATCCGAGGTGAAGCGATCATAGGTGGTTTTGCTGCGATCAGGGTTACTTGTATTGGTCTTATTATATCTCTAGAATAAGTTTGATTAAATTTAGGATTGAGTTATAACATAAATTTAAGGCACATACATCATTCCCATTATTGTCAAGGATATTCTAAAGTAGCAAATATATATAATCCGGTGGTTTACTAGCTTCTTTCTAGCTAGTATATATATCTATGTGGCTAGTGATCACCcagatattaatttttacatcTAAAAAATGCCAGAAATGGGTTTTGTTTTGGTCCTTTTGGACGGTGATGCAGAAGAACAGGTACATATAAAAATGCAGTCTCATGTCTCAACCACCAATTTTGTGATTCGGGCCTACCAAGCGGTTTGGTTATTGATGCCAAATCTTGGTCTATCACTTTCCAACCTTCACGCATTTCCCAATCAAGTAGACCATATGTAAATGCATTTTAATTAGTACTATCAAATATTGTAgcaagtataaaataaataagaaaatgctAGCTTTTgaatcttttcatttctttacaTTTGCAGCAGCTCAATCATGCAGCAACCCATTAGAACTCATAGCATCCCGTAAACAAAGATATATTTGTGACCTTACAGACTTTCTAAGATTTTAAATTGTGGTtgcaataataattttgttgcgATTCTTGTCATCACTAGAAATTGTGGACACATATAACTCATGCGATGGCAATTGCGGTCAAAATTGTAATCGCGGAATACTTTCTAAAATATTGAGAATATCCTATAGACAGATCATATAAGatttttctcttgaagaagttaTCACGGAATTGAAAAAGATTTTGAAATTGAACAGAGGCCGTTCACTTATAGTATAATTAACGAACACAACTCTTTTAAGTGGAGAGAAGCAACATGAGTATCCCCATCTTTCTGCAGGGTCCATTTTGAATGGTGCGCAAGTAGACCAACTTTAATTCCTTCATTGCTTTACAtacttacatatatatatatcatagctCGCAAATTCGTACATGTCAATCTGTCAAGAAGGAAAAAACAACAACCCTAGGACTTTGTCATAATCGCGCAACCATCAAATACTTAAGTGTCGTAATATGGTGGGCTCAAAAGcagcaaaaaaacaaaaccagCAACAGACAAAAGAATTTAACGTATGGTTCGGCTTATATTATGTTCATAAACAAATAATAGCTATAGACgctatattaataaaataaaaaaagacgaAAAGTGTAAAAGTAATATTCTATGCCAAAAATACACACAATGATACATTTTAGGTTAGGTTTGATAAAGCCTTTCTTtagtttaaaagttattttaaagcaaacatttaaaataagagttttaattaaaaataaaataaaacctattcgatagtttattattttaattaaagaattattaGCAAAAGCGCaaaaagagagatagagagCAGGCAGTGAGAAAGAACAAGAGCGAGAAGGCAGAAAATATAATGGGGAAGCAGGTGAGACGaggctattaaaaaaaattaacgaaaTCCTTTTTTGTGTCCTAAagccaatatttttttttttcaaagaactgAAACCAATATGTTAACGGAGATAAAATATCTACATGTTACTGTTATCtcacttatatatatacactcaCAAACTACAACCTGTGAAGATATTATATAATGCAATACAAATTTTCCTCTGCGATTACTTCATAAATGGCTTTGAAAAAGATGGGGAAGTTGTGACGGTCGATGTTGAAAACAAATCAACAAATTCATCTTGAATCAAATTGGATGCACCAAATGATGGCTTGCCAAATTACTAGTTACGCCACACGCAGCACAAGTGGACTTTAGTCCATTTTGAAGTAAAACCAATAACACAACGCAGCAATCtcaaaacattttctaaaaggattttcaattatttagtaTCTGTAACTTTTAGTATTTATCACTAGTATCTTAAGCTGTCAacgaatatttattttataaaattaaaaatcacaataaataagtattttttaatatataaattatattctttttatttaaaataaattatataaattgtgatataaagttattttattaattgacattttattttaataaaattatagaaaatcaGTTTAGAGAATGAGGTAAAAGATGATTTATTAAAAGCTATAGacatttaaaaagattaaatatatacataaagaTAAAATGGTGAAAGTTTGAGTAATGCATCTCTtaagaagagaaagagagtaTTGAAAAAGTCTAATTAAAAGTCTTACTCTCCAAATTGGATATTCTGATTTATACTAACATAGGAGTAGCTAATGAGAATACAAAAAAAGTTTTCCTTTACATAATTaggtatatttttataatttaataaatattctttaaCTATAATGAATATCTTCAAAACActtattaagaattttaaattaaaatatttgaataaatttttttaagtttcaatatattaaatattatactttAACTTGTATCAAGTATATTTACTTTTCTCTGTTATTTAAGAAATGCACAAATAGCaggttcattatttttttaatattatttgataactttattgatattattattaaaatacaattattaattccaaatattttaaaaaaattgtcaagaaaattgaactttttaatGATAATTCCAAATAGTCCTAATATTGTTtctatgaattattaaataagaagttgattaattttaaatttttaaacattaaaatatgtatttgttttgacaatataattaataacaaaaagcTTCAAAATACCAcataaatgtattattttttttcttaattagacAAGAAATATTCAAGTGAATGTTcaatataaatcatatttaatgttTAGAATATGCGTGGttctttaaaatcttattttctgTGTCTTACTTTtacctttttaaatattttttgtacttaagaaattaattataaaaataaaaataattgttaacaaTATATTTAGGGTGCACATAATTCACTACATACAGGGAGTAAATAAAAAGAAGTGAAATGATGGGAagaatgaaaatgatagataaTGTGATAAAATCAAAGAGgggaattaaaaaatttaatggaaATGAAAAATATGCAAGGAAAAGGATTGTAGGATAATAGAGCTCATTACAAAATCTAGAAAAATGGTAAATGTTTACTCACTTTCTCTTCTATTTATTTACATTAAtagataataattttctttccattttttttttctatctcacCGTAATCCACCTTAAAATGGCGTGGAACTTTATCATGACTCCAAAATCTAATAccatgtttttttaaagaaaaatagtaatgATAAATGGCCAGCCCATTACCCATTTAATTTGTcaggaaggaagaaaaaataaataaataaaaaagtgataaattttatataagtgTCATAATGAAAGACAAATTAAGAACGATGAtagaaaagattaaataaaaatcagaTGAAAATAatgtgtatgttttaaattggtttaaatacatttttttatgtaatttagcttttatttttcttcttgtaaaaaaaatcattttagtctttacaaaatatatttattttatttttcattcttaaaatattttagaaaatatttttttattgttaaaattattttttactgtttaaaatcatatctaaaatattttaaagataaaaaataaaagaaatatatttaacaagaactaatatgtttttttaaaaggatgaaaatgaaaaaaatatatatattaaattttgtatagaaaaaatattaaagtaaatCTTTATGCTCATATACAGTTATACACGCATTCCACATTTATACTTGATCAAGCAAGAATTAACGGTGGTAATTACGATGAAAACATTACAAATAGCTGAAGATTCCTGAGCTTGTAATCATATCATCTCCATTCGCATTAGCCTCACTAGCCAAAAAGCCCCTCAAGTATTCTTGCTTCCATTTCTCTCTGATCATGGGTGAGTTTCAGACCATGCACAAATATTTTACTATCTTCGTCGCAGTACTAGTTGCCTGCCATGGTTCTCTTTTTGCTCATGGAAGGCAGATAAAACCATTGAACCAACATTCCTCCTTGCTAAACACAAAACCTACAATTCTGGCTCCACTCAGAACCAGCATTAAATTAATTGACGCACCAATTGtcccaaaattcaaatttgctgATGTTGACTCTGGAGATTCAGGTGCAGACCATGCAAATGCCTTTCGACCCACAACACCAGGAAACAGCCCTGGTGTTggtcataaaaaatttgaaggaGAAGATAAAGGTATGAAAGTGATGGGGACATTAGTTCATAGTCCAGATGTTAAAGCTTCTGTGGCAGATGCAGGATCATTTGAAAACGATTTCAGACCCACAGACCCAGGTCACAGCCCTGGAGTTGGCCATCCTCGTCAAAAcaagattaattaattactaaggTGTGCGCATAATCAATAATTAActatttgtgttatttttcGGTTGTGCAACTTAATTTTACTTTATGTTTAAAATGGAAATTAAGAATTTGTTTAGGTTCTAGCTTTACGTACGTGTAAGATAATGATGTCCCCGATCGATCAGTTTCCTTGTTCTGCACTAGTATTAGTGTCTTGCACCAGACCGTGCATGCCACATGTGTTTGGCTTCAAAGTTTGTGTAATGTAAATTGCAAAATAAGAAGCATTTCgttgtttatataaattaatggaTTTCTCTGGCTTTACGACTTATTTTCTTACTAGTTTTGatatataattatctttttagtcGTATTAACTACATGACTGTAAGGAAGCTTGAATGACTACTGTCAATAAAATTGCAAGGGGCTCTTGAAAATCCAAAGTAGTAAAGATTACGGTAATTATATAATCGGGGATCATTTAGTATAAAtgattttatcaaattaatatttgtagAATAACATGCATAATCTATACTATAAGGATAATAAAGTCAACGTTGTTCttcttgtttctatttttcttttacctaTTTTACCCTTTAACTGCGTATTATAATTGCTTGTACttttccattttaatttctctttataATACATCtctatatttagtaaaaagggatAAAATTAGGGAGTAGTTCCTTTATTCCTGTTGTAATTAAGGGTGGAAATAGGATAAGTCACTTAACAAGGCTCATTCAATAGTTTAAACCTCAAAAAGAATTAGAATCAATTGAGAAATATCCTTAgtataaaaagaagaaagaaaaacgaACTTGTGTTAtaagacattttaaaaaaaggtaaaatggtatttttttacaacttctatTCTCTTTGCCTAAAgcagaatttaaaaataagtatgttCAAATTATTAAGTAAATTAGTACTATGGTAAACATAAACTACCAATTTACTTTCCTAATGTTTCTTTAgctttatttttacatttggaTCGTAAATTAGTACTATCGTACAAACTTCGACTGGGCTACATATATAGTATAGTAGGAAGGTTAAGAGTTGATTATTAGTCCACTTTTTCTGGTTTAGGCAGTAAGAAACTCTCTTTTCTTGTGTACGTGTTTTCAGATACATTCTGTTGAAAGTGAAGAGCAACTAGAAATGCGCTATAGAATAACTTCAAAAATAATCTCTAAATTTCATCTTCAACGAATAAAAAATAAGcccaataatttaataaaaaatatgataaaatcaaCAACTAAGgttccaacttttttttttctaacagcaaattaagtattattattattattatcattatgatTTAAAGCATATGAAACATGTCACAAGGAGTGGCACCTGCCATAAGAAAGAGTTATAGGATTCAGTGGACAATCGCGAATTCGGAAAGAACATTTAGGGTTTATCCAAAACAAAAGGTTACAGCTTTAATCAATTCAAAGGCACCCGGAGTTAattaaaagaatgaagaataatcaagttaaaaaagaaaaaaaaaatctaacaacgCCAACAATAccattttcatataaatttaaaaaagatgaaaaattaggGAAAAGTGGTCTATTAGTCTAAAATGTTTTTaggttttgaatttaaaaaaaatgtcttaagATTTTGATGATCTAATAAGCATATGAAAACTAACAAATTGATTACATGCATTCAGGTAAACCAGT
The nucleotide sequence above comes from Glycine soja cultivar W05 chromosome 11, ASM419377v2, whole genome shotgun sequence. Encoded proteins:
- the LOC114376649 gene encoding precursor of CEP3-like, with product MAQNKFLLSLVLLALIIFCQGFHSIEGRYLKSGETIKHQMHSGISTTNVADVSPPTPPSAAVPGRDVDNFRPTAPGHSPGVGHTVHN